From Candidatus Omnitrophota bacterium, a single genomic window includes:
- a CDS encoding DUF1926 domain-containing protein, with product MSQTPVTLLMAIHCHQPVGNFGFVFEEAYQKSYDPFLRVLARHPRVRLALHYSGCLLDWLREHHPEFLTRVSSLVRRGQVELLVSGYYEPILPLIPEADRQGQLAKMRAALAGLGQPDAAGLWLTERVWEPELPATLAAAGVRYTMVDTNQFLPAQPFLPRALQIHDEGGWDVLGAYATEYGGAVVTVFPASKRLRYWLPFKPVETTVDFLRGLPRERPAAITFADDGEKFGLWPKTHQWVYEEGWLERFFSVLEQEQAWLKTATFQDYLAHTPPSGRVYLPCGSYEEMLEWSGGNFRNFFTKYPEANAMQQKMLRVSRQLQTTSNDECRMSNKSKKKSNSQFAIRNSKLLNQAREELYAGQCNCAYWHGVFGGLYLSHLRRAVYRHLIAAEDLLRRSDGARPSSSDEDADGDGQEETILTAKTMSAVVDPADGGTITEWSVFGPRINLLDTLTRRPELYHRQLTAKHPQAVAAAASPASIHDLLRAKDADLEARITYDDHRRSGFVDYGLQRVPSLAEVQRSAWAEQQLWAGGAFQRAPARAKRSPALALVRSHEGGSIRKTIALSDRGVDCGYAVERLNVAAIGIEFTLGLRDDRYLEAAGQQQTHTFELREGFSRVSVHLTIDPPALLYHFPIDTISESEEGLERTYQGLCVICFWTLEHARAPKGLVDWQCRLRWSIGTG from the coding sequence ATGAGCCAAACGCCTGTCACGCTGCTGATGGCGATTCATTGCCATCAGCCGGTCGGCAACTTTGGGTTCGTCTTTGAAGAGGCCTACCAGAAATCGTATGACCCGTTCCTTCGCGTGCTGGCTCGACATCCCCGCGTGCGCTTGGCCCTCCACTACAGCGGCTGCCTGCTGGACTGGCTGCGGGAGCACCACCCGGAATTTTTGACCCGGGTGTCCTCGCTGGTCCGCCGCGGCCAGGTGGAATTGCTGGTCTCCGGCTACTACGAGCCGATCCTCCCGCTGATTCCCGAGGCCGACCGGCAAGGACAGCTGGCCAAGATGCGCGCCGCGCTTGCCGGTTTAGGTCAGCCAGACGCCGCAGGGTTGTGGCTGACCGAGCGCGTCTGGGAGCCGGAGCTGCCGGCAACACTCGCAGCGGCAGGTGTTCGCTATACGATGGTCGACACGAATCAATTTCTGCCGGCACAGCCGTTTCTGCCGCGCGCGCTGCAGATCCACGATGAGGGCGGATGGGATGTGCTGGGCGCGTATGCCACCGAATACGGCGGAGCGGTCGTCACGGTCTTTCCCGCCTCGAAGCGGTTGCGGTATTGGCTGCCGTTTAAGCCCGTGGAGACCACGGTGGATTTTCTGCGGGGTCTTCCGCGCGAGCGGCCAGCGGCGATCACGTTTGCGGATGACGGGGAAAAGTTCGGTTTGTGGCCGAAGACGCACCAGTGGGTGTATGAGGAAGGATGGCTCGAGCGCTTCTTCAGCGTCTTAGAGCAGGAACAGGCGTGGCTCAAGACGGCGACGTTCCAGGACTATCTCGCGCACACACCGCCGAGCGGGCGCGTCTATTTGCCGTGCGGCAGCTATGAGGAAATGCTGGAGTGGTCCGGCGGCAATTTTCGGAATTTTTTCACGAAATATCCCGAAGCCAATGCGATGCAGCAGAAGATGCTGCGGGTGAGCCGCCAACTCCAGACAACGTCGAATGACGAATGTCGAATGTCGAATAAGTCGAAGAAAAAGAGCAATTCGCAATTCGCAATTCGAAATTCGAAATTACTCAATCAGGCACGTGAGGAGTTGTACGCCGGCCAGTGCAACTGCGCCTATTGGCACGGGGTCTTCGGGGGCTTGTATCTGTCGCATCTTCGCCGGGCCGTGTATCGCCATCTCATTGCCGCGGAGGATTTGCTGCGCCGCAGCGACGGGGCCAGACCCTCCTCGTCTGACGAGGATGCGGATGGCGACGGCCAGGAGGAGACCATCCTGACGGCGAAGACCATGTCGGCCGTCGTGGATCCGGCCGATGGCGGGACGATCACCGAATGGAGCGTGTTCGGCCCGCGGATCAATCTGCTCGACACGCTGACCCGGCGTCCGGAGCTGTATCACCGGCAACTCACGGCGAAGCATCCGCAAGCCGTCGCGGCCGCCGCGAGCCCGGCGAGCATTCACGATCTCTTGCGCGCCAAAGACGCCGATCTTGAGGCGCGCATCACCTATGATGATCACCGGCGCAGCGGGTTTGTTGATTATGGGCTGCAGCGCGTGCCCTCGCTGGCCGAGGTGCAGCGCTCTGCCTGGGCGGAGCAGCAGTTGTGGGCGGGCGGGGCGTTTCAGCGCGCGCCGGCGCGGGCCAAGCGCTCTCCGGCCCTGGCCCTCGTCCGGTCGCACGAGGGGGGGAGCATCCGCAAGACGATTGCGCTCTCTGACCGCGGCGTTGACTGCGGGTACGCGGTGGAGCGGCTGAATGTTGCGGCGATCGGGATCGAATTCACTCTAGGGCTTCGCGATGATCGCTACCTGGAAGCCGCGGGGCAGCAGCAGACGCATACCTTTGAGCTTCGGGAGGGTTTTAGCCGCGTGTCCGTCCACCTCACGATTGATCCGCCGGCGCTCCTGTACCATTTCCCCATTGACACGAT